A stretch of Caenorhabditis elegans chromosome IV DNA encodes these proteins:
- the Y69A2AR.18 gene encoding F-ATPase gamma subunit (Confirmed by transcript evidence) gives MLRQGAGTLQLVSQGFANAEQARGFATLKDISIRLKSVKNIQKITKSMKMVAAAKYAKAERELKGARAYGVGAKTFFDNIDPVVEGVEKQESKKQVLVLITSDRGLCGGVHSSIVKEAKNILNNAGDKEIRVVAIGDKSRAGLQRLYANSILLSGNEIGRAPPSFADASIAAKAILDSGYDFETGTILFNRFKTVVSYETSKLQILPLEAIKAKEALSTYDSVDDDVLQSYSEYSLAQLIYYGMKESATSEQSSRMTAMDGASKNAGEMIDKLTLAFNRTRQAVITRELIEIISGAACV, from the exons ATGCTTCGTCAAGGCGCGGGAACTCTCCAGCTTGTGTCTCAAGGCTTCGCCAATGCCGAGCAGGCTCGTGGATTTGCCACTTTGAAG gacATTTCCATCCGTCTGAAGTCGGTCAAGAACATCCAAAAGATCACCAAATCCATGAAGATGGTTGCCGCCGCCAAGTACGCCAAGGCTGAGCGTGAGTTGAAG ggaGCTAGAGCCTACGGAGTCGGAGCCAAGACCTTCTTCGACAACATCGATCCAGTTGTCGAGGGAGTCGAGAAGCAAGAGTCCAAGAAGCAAGTTTTGGTGCTCATTACCTCCGACAGAGGACTTTGCGGTGGAGTTCACTCTTCCATCGTCAAGGAGGCCAAGAACATCCTCAACAACGCCGGAGACAAGGAAATCCGCGTTGTAGCCATCGGAGACAAGTCCAGAGCCGGACTTCAACGTCTTTATG CTAACAGCATTCTTCTCTCCGGAAACGAGATTGGACGTGCTCCACCAAGCTTCGCTGATGCTTCCATCGCTGCCAAGGCTATCCTCGACTCTGGATATGACTTTGAGACt gGAACCATCTTGTTCAACCGTTTCAAGACCGTCGTCTCGTACGAAACCTCAAAGCTCCAAATTCTTCCATTGGAGGCAATCAAGGCCAAGGAAGCCCTCAGCACGTACGATTCCGTCGACGATGACGTTCTCCAATCGTATTCCGAGTATTCGCTCGCCCAATTGATCTACTACGGAATGAAGGAATCCGCAACCTCAGAGCAGAGCTCCAGAATGACTGCCATGGACGGAGCATCGAAGAACGCCG gagaaaTGATCGACAAGCTTACATTGGCCTTCAACAGAACTCGTCAAGCAGTGATTACTCGCGAACTTATCGAAATCATCTCTGGAGCTGCCTGCGTCTAa
- the ccdc-12 gene encoding Coiled-coil domain-containing protein 12 (Confirmed by transcript evidence), translating to MTDKNNSDSDEDIESLTNHETSLEAAAKARKRRLLAMKSKIHGIEMQEEDYDEGETSTKKSREVGREFRNHKPDDAVGTQNVDMDLDIVQREITEHLKDVLHEKAIDSVDLAMLAPKKIDWDLKRDIESKLQKLERRTQKAVATIIRQRLAEGKGDLAATVNAAAAQNL from the exons atgACCGACAAAAACAACAGCGATTCCGATGAAGACATCGAAAGTCTCACAAATCATGAAACGTCGTTAGAGGCTGCGGCGAAAGCACGCAAACGACGATTACTAGCGATGAAGTCGAAGATTCATGGAATTGAGATGCA AGAGGAGGATTACGACGAAGGCGAGACTTCTACCAAGAAAAGTCGCGAAGTTGGTCGAGAATTCCGGAATCACAAGCCAGACGATGCCGTCGGCACGCAAAACGTCGACATGGATCTGGATATCGTTCAGCGAGAAATTACGGAGCATTTGAAG GACGTTCTGCACGAAAAAGCCATCGACAGCGTAGATCTGGCGATGTTGGCTCCGAAGAAGATCGATTGGGATTTGAAGCGAGACATCGAGtcgaaattgcaaaaattggagCGGAGAACGCAGAAAGCCGTGGCGACGATCATCAGACAGCGGCTCGCCGAAGGAAAAGGAGATCTCGCCGCTACAGTAAATGCTGCGGCGGcacaaaatttgtaa